A genomic stretch from Haemophilus parainfluenzae ATCC 33392 includes:
- the ybgE gene encoding cyd operon protein YbgE, with amino-acid sequence MINSLYQLSNKGSLRTLSFILALFLTAAFFLNLNQFSTALRTAHPAWILAIFWGLINLWIHGIGFEIRRAIWQLVFLPFIGYFTTIIAIVQHWLL; translated from the coding sequence ATGATTAATTCGCTCTATCAATTAAGTAATAAGGGTTCCTTGCGAACCCTTTCGTTTATTTTGGCGTTATTTCTGACCGCGGCTTTCTTTTTAAATTTAAATCAATTTTCGACCGCACTTCGTACTGCACATCCCGCTTGGATTCTTGCGATTTTTTGGGGATTGATTAATTTGTGGATTCACGGTATCGGATTTGAAATTCGCCGAGCAATATGGCAGCTTGTTTTCTTGCCATTTATTGGTTATTTCACCACAATAATTGCCATTGTTCAGCATTGGTTACTATAG
- the tolA gene encoding cell envelope integrity protein TolA, protein MQNNRRKKRANEFVISIAMHLALFGLLIWSSLYQTVEIMGGGEGEGDAMGAVMVDTGSAAQEWGRIQQQKKGQTNKQKKPEPVVEEKKPEPEPEPNQQEIAKQEEIKRQQEIQRQKELEKQKQQEIEKQKQQQELARQEALEKQKQAEEAKAKQAAEAAKLKADAEAKRLAAAAKQAEEEAKAKAQAEAQKAKEKAEADAKAKAEAKAKADAEAKAKAKAEADAKAKAEADAKAKAKAEADAKAKADAEAKAKAEAKAKADAEAKAKADAKAKADAAKRKADQAALDDFMNGGDVGGGSASKGGNANKGGTQGSGAGLGAGDGGKVGDQYAGVIKREIQRRFLKDPSFAGKVCSIKIQLGRDGTILGYQRVSGSDDICTAALSAVARTKKVPAAPSDAIYEKYKAPTIDFDINAR, encoded by the coding sequence GTGCAGAATAATCGACGAAAAAAACGTGCAAATGAGTTTGTCATCTCTATTGCGATGCATCTTGCATTGTTTGGTTTGTTGATTTGGAGCTCTCTTTATCAAACCGTTGAAATAATGGGTGGTGGAGAAGGTGAAGGTGATGCCATGGGAGCTGTGATGGTCGATACTGGCAGCGCAGCTCAGGAATGGGGACGTATTCAACAACAGAAAAAAGGTCAAACTAATAAACAGAAAAAACCAGAACCTGTAGTCGAAGAGAAAAAACCAGAGCCTGAACCTGAACCAAATCAGCAAGAAATTGCGAAACAAGAAGAGATTAAGCGTCAGCAGGAAATTCAACGTCAAAAAGAACTTGAAAAACAAAAGCAGCAAGAAATTGAAAAGCAAAAACAGCAACAAGAACTTGCTCGTCAAGAGGCGTTAGAAAAGCAGAAACAAGCTGAAGAAGCGAAAGCAAAACAAGCTGCTGAAGCAGCGAAGTTAAAAGCTGATGCAGAAGCGAAACGTTTAGCGGCAGCAGCTAAACAGGCTGAGGAAGAGGCAAAAGCTAAAGCACAAGCCGAAGCTCAAAAAGCCAAAGAAAAAGCTGAAGCAGATGCTAAAGCGAAGGCTGAGGCAAAAGCGAAAGCCGATGCTGAAGCAAAAGCGAAGGCCAAGGCAGAAGCAGATGCTAAAGCGAAAGCTGAGGCGGATGCTAAGGCTAAGGCAAAAGCTGAAGCCGATGCTAAAGCAAAAGCAGATGCAGAGGCGAAAGCGAAGGCAGAAGCAAAAGCTAAAGCGGATGCAGAAGCAAAAGCGAAGGCTGATGCGAAGGCAAAAGCTGACGCAGCAAAACGTAAAGCAGATCAAGCGGCTTTAGATGACTTCATGAACGGCGGAGATGTCGGTGGTGGTAGTGCATCTAAAGGTGGTAATGCAAATAAAGGCGGTACACAAGGTAGTGGTGCAGGACTAGGTGCTGGAGATGGTGGTAAAGTTGGTGACCAATATGCAGGTGTCATTAAACGTGAAATTCAACGCCGTTTCTTAAAAGACCCAAGCTTTGCCGGTAAAGTTTGTAGCATTAAAATCCAACTCGGTCGAGATGGTACGATTTTAGGCTACCAACGCGTTTCAGGATCTGATGATATTTGTACTGCAGCATTAAGTGCGGTAGCTAGAACGAAAAAAGTTCCAGCAGCACCATCTGATGCTATTTATGAGAAATATAAAGCGCCGACTATCGATTTTGATATCAATGCTCGATAA
- a CDS encoding cytochrome ubiquinol oxidase subunit I, producing MLDVVDLSRLQFALTALYHFIFVPLTLGLSFVLVIMETIYVKTGKEVYKDMTKFWGKLFGINFALGVTTGIIMEFQFGTNWSYYSHYVGDIFGAPLAIEALLAFFLESTFVGLFFFGWDRLTKGKHLLATYCVAFGSNLSAMWILVANGWMQHPVAAEFNFETVRMEMTSFLDLWLNPVAQSKFLHTLTAGYSTGAMFVLGISAFYLLKGRDIGFAKRSFSVAATFGFIAASAVLIMGDESGYDIGKAQPVKLAAMEAEFETHPAPAPFHPVAIPNTAEMKNDFAVEIPYLGGLIATRSLDTEIVGLKEIQAKNEGRVRNGMVAYDLFTQLKAEKKSAGHVNPETKAKFDEVKGDLGFGLLLKRYTDKVVDATDEQIKQAARDTIPNVGPNFWAFRGMLAAGGLIILLTFGAFVQNLRNKVTSSRLLLKALLWGIPLPILAIEFGWFLAEFGRQPWAIYEVLPVGVSASNLSVGDLWFSIGLICVLYFFFIIAEMYLMFKYARLGPSALKTGKYYFEQSSK from the coding sequence ATGTTAGACGTTGTTGATCTCTCACGCTTGCAGTTTGCATTAACTGCGTTATATCACTTCATTTTTGTGCCATTAACATTAGGTTTATCTTTCGTTCTTGTGATCATGGAAACTATTTATGTTAAAACGGGCAAAGAAGTATATAAAGATATGACTAAATTCTGGGGTAAGTTATTTGGTATTAACTTTGCTCTAGGGGTGACGACCGGTATTATTATGGAGTTCCAATTCGGGACAAACTGGTCTTATTATTCTCACTATGTAGGTGATATTTTCGGTGCACCATTAGCGATCGAAGCATTACTTGCATTCTTCTTAGAATCCACTTTCGTGGGTCTATTCTTCTTCGGTTGGGATCGTTTAACTAAAGGTAAACACTTACTCGCAACTTACTGCGTAGCCTTTGGTTCAAACCTTTCAGCAATGTGGATTTTAGTGGCAAACGGTTGGATGCAACATCCGGTAGCGGCAGAATTTAACTTTGAAACCGTTCGTATGGAAATGACCAGCTTCTTAGATCTTTGGTTAAACCCAGTTGCTCAAAGTAAATTCTTACATACATTAACAGCAGGTTATTCAACCGGTGCAATGTTTGTATTAGGTATTAGTGCATTCTATTTATTAAAAGGCCGTGATATTGGTTTTGCTAAACGTTCATTCTCTGTTGCTGCAACCTTTGGCTTTATCGCTGCATCAGCGGTATTAATTATGGGTGATGAATCAGGTTACGACATCGGTAAAGCACAACCTGTGAAATTAGCTGCAATGGAAGCGGAGTTCGAAACTCATCCTGCGCCAGCGCCATTCCACCCAGTTGCGATTCCAAATACGGCAGAAATGAAAAATGATTTTGCGGTTGAAATCCCATATTTAGGTGGTTTAATTGCAACGCGTTCTTTAGACACTGAAATCGTTGGTTTGAAAGAGATTCAAGCGAAAAATGAAGGTCGTGTTCGTAATGGTATGGTTGCTTATGATTTATTCACTCAATTAAAAGCAGAGAAAAAATCAGCAGGTCACGTAAATCCAGAAACTAAAGCAAAATTTGATGAAGTAAAAGGCGATTTAGGTTTTGGTTTATTATTAAAACGTTACACAGATAAAGTTGTTGATGCAACAGATGAACAAATTAAACAAGCGGCTCGTGATACAATTCCAAACGTAGGTCCTAACTTCTGGGCGTTCCGTGGTATGTTAGCGGCAGGTGGTTTAATTATTTTATTAACCTTTGGCGCATTTGTTCAGAATTTACGTAATAAAGTCACATCTTCTCGCTTATTGCTTAAAGCATTGCTTTGGGGGATCCCATTGCCAATCTTAGCGATTGAATTTGGTTGGTTCTTAGCTGAATTTGGTCGTCAACCGTGGGCGATTTATGAAGTATTACCGGTAGGTGTATCTGCCTCTAACTTGAGTGTAGGTGACTTATGGTTCTCTATCGGTTTAATTTGTGTACTTTACTTCTTCTTCATCATTGCGGAAATGTATTTGATGTTTAAATATGCACGTTTAGGTCCAAGTGCATTGAAAACCGGCAAATACTATTTTGAGCAATCATCTAAATAA
- the trmJ gene encoding tRNA (cytosine(32)/uridine(32)-2'-O)-methyltransferase TrmJ, which translates to MLQNIRIVLVETSHSGNIGSAARAMKTMGLSNLYLVSPKSVDEQSIALAAGADDVMRNAHIVDTFEQAIEDCSLVIGTSARLRHLQSTLIDPRKCAEKASAHQGQVAIVFGRERVGLTNEELLKCHYHLNIPANPEYSSLNLAMAVQLVSYEMRMAFLAKDKTENALSMIEDIYPTAQEMEYFFAHTEQVYLSLGFIQNQGVMQKLRRLYNRSSLEKNELNILRGMLSAVEKRLNLQKE; encoded by the coding sequence ATGTTACAAAATATTCGAATTGTTTTGGTTGAAACATCACATAGTGGGAACATCGGTTCAGCAGCGCGTGCGATGAAAACAATGGGATTATCCAATCTTTATTTGGTCTCACCAAAATCAGTGGATGAGCAATCTATTGCATTAGCAGCAGGCGCTGATGATGTCATGCGTAATGCCCACATTGTTGATACTTTTGAACAAGCAATAGAAGATTGCTCATTAGTGATTGGTACGAGTGCAAGATTACGTCATTTACAGAGCACGCTGATTGACCCAAGAAAGTGTGCAGAGAAAGCCAGTGCACATCAAGGGCAAGTAGCGATCGTGTTCGGTCGTGAGCGTGTTGGACTCACAAATGAAGAATTACTTAAATGTCATTATCATTTAAATATCCCTGCTAACCCTGAATATTCTTCGCTCAATTTAGCGATGGCAGTACAGTTGGTAAGTTATGAAATGCGAATGGCATTTTTAGCGAAAGATAAAACGGAAAATGCACTTTCAATGATAGAAGATATCTATCCAACAGCACAAGAAATGGAGTATTTTTTTGCTCATACGGAACAGGTGTATCTGTCTCTTGGTTTTATTCAAAATCAAGGGGTTATGCAAAAGTTAAGACGACTTTATAACCGTTCTTCTCTAGAAAAAAATGAATTAAATATTTTGCGAGGAATGTTAAGTGCGGTTGAAAAACGCCTTAATCTGCAAAAAGAGTAA
- the cydB gene encoding cytochrome d ubiquinol oxidase subunit II → MLDYEILRIIWWVLVIVLLIGFSVTDGFDMGVTALLPVAGKKEVERRIMINSIAPHWDGNQVWLLTAGGAIFAAWPIVYSVAFSGFYIALFLVLAALFFRPIGFEYRAKIDNPTWRAMWDWGLFAGGFVPALVFGVAFGNLLQGVPFELNELSQATYTGSFFALLNPFALLCGVLSLAMLVTHGANWLQMKTTAALRDRARAITQIGALVTLITFILAGVWLSFKEGYVVTSTIDHFAASAPASGKEVAVEVGAWFKNFNENPALWALPVLAVVGALLNVVASKANRCGFAFFFSVLTMAGVIITAAVSMFPFVMPSSTHPEQSLLMWDATSSELTLTLMFYLALVFVSISLLYTIWSYYKMFGRLDESFVEDNKNSLY, encoded by the coding sequence ATGCTTGATTATGAAATTCTACGTATTATTTGGTGGGTGCTAGTTATCGTATTACTTATCGGTTTCTCTGTAACAGATGGATTCGATATGGGCGTGACCGCACTTTTACCCGTAGCAGGTAAGAAAGAAGTAGAAAGACGTATTATGATTAACTCTATTGCTCCACACTGGGATGGTAACCAAGTTTGGTTATTAACTGCTGGTGGTGCAATCTTCGCGGCATGGCCGATTGTTTATTCTGTAGCGTTTTCAGGCTTCTATATTGCCTTATTCCTTGTGTTAGCTGCGTTATTCTTCCGTCCAATTGGTTTTGAATATCGTGCGAAAATTGATAATCCAACATGGCGTGCGATGTGGGATTGGGGCTTATTTGCGGGTGGTTTTGTACCTGCATTAGTATTCGGTGTGGCATTTGGTAATTTATTACAAGGTGTGCCATTCGAATTAAATGAGCTTTCACAAGCAACTTACACCGGTTCTTTCTTTGCATTATTAAACCCATTTGCATTACTTTGCGGTGTGTTAAGCCTTGCAATGTTAGTGACTCACGGTGCAAACTGGTTACAAATGAAAACCACTGCAGCATTGCGTGATCGTGCAAGAGCGATTACACAAATTGGTGCATTAGTAACATTAATTACTTTTATACTTGCCGGTGTGTGGCTTTCTTTCAAAGAAGGTTATGTTGTAACTAGCACTATCGATCACTTTGCAGCATCAGCACCAGCTTCAGGTAAAGAAGTGGCAGTTGAAGTAGGTGCATGGTTCAAGAACTTCAATGAAAATCCAGCTTTATGGGCATTGCCAGTATTAGCTGTGGTGGGGGCATTACTAAATGTCGTTGCATCTAAAGCAAATCGTTGTGGTTTTGCGTTCTTCTTCTCTGTATTAACAATGGCTGGTGTGATTATTACTGCGGCAGTATCAATGTTCCCATTTGTAATGCCTTCAAGTACTCATCCAGAACAAAGCTTGTTAATGTGGGATGCAACGTCAAGTGAATTAACATTAACTTTAATGTTCTACTTGGCATTAGTATTTGTTTCCATCTCATTGCTTTACACCATTTGGTCATACTACAAAATGTTTGGTCGCTTGGATGAAAGCTTTGTTGAAGACAACAAAAACTCATTATACTAA
- the ybgC gene encoding tol-pal system-associated acyl-CoA thioesterase has translation MADNLSIILNNQCFTFPVRVYYEDTDAGGVVYHARYLHFFERARTEYLRTLNFSQQSLLQEQQLAFVVKTMSIDYCIPAKLDDYLIVETEITAVKGATILFEQRLVRETVVLSKATVKVACVDLGKMKPVAIPEELKAAFLK, from the coding sequence ATGGCTGATAATTTGAGCATTATTTTGAATAACCAATGTTTTACCTTTCCGGTTCGTGTCTATTATGAGGACACTGATGCCGGCGGAGTAGTGTATCACGCACGTTATTTACATTTCTTTGAGCGTGCGCGAACTGAATATTTAAGAACGCTTAATTTTTCCCAACAATCATTATTGCAGGAACAACAGTTAGCTTTTGTGGTCAAAACCATGTCTATTGACTATTGTATTCCGGCAAAATTGGATGATTATCTTATTGTCGAAACTGAAATAACAGCAGTGAAAGGAGCAACAATTCTCTTTGAACAGCGGTTAGTTCGTGAGACAGTGGTGTTATCGAAGGCTACTGTTAAGGTAGCCTGTGTTGATCTAGGCAAAATGAAACCTGTCGCAATTCCTGAGGAATTAAAAGCGGCATTTTTAAAGTAA
- the pal gene encoding peptidoglycan-associated lipoprotein Pal, giving the protein MNKFVKSLLVAGSVAALAACSSSNNDAAGNGANNGQTFGGYSVEDLQQRYNTVYFGFDKFNIEGEYVQILDAHAAYLNATPASKVVVEGNTDERGTPEYNIALGQRRADAVKGFLAGKGVDAGKVSTVSYGEEKPAVLGHDEAAYSKNRRAVLAY; this is encoded by the coding sequence ATGAACAAATTTGTTAAATCATTATTAGTTGCTGGTTCAGTAGCTGCATTAGCAGCATGTAGCTCATCAAACAACGATGCAGCAGGCAACGGTGCTAACAACGGTCAAACTTTCGGTGGTTACTCTGTTGAAGATCTTCAACAACGTTACAACACCGTTTACTTCGGTTTCGACAAATTCAACATCGAAGGTGAATACGTTCAAATCTTAGATGCTCACGCTGCATACTTAAATGCAACTCCAGCTTCTAAAGTTGTTGTTGAAGGTAACACTGACGAACGTGGTACTCCAGAGTACAACATCGCTTTAGGTCAACGTCGTGCTGATGCAGTTAAAGGTTTCTTAGCTGGTAAAGGTGTTGATGCTGGTAAAGTATCAACTGTTTCTTACGGTGAAGAAAAACCTGCAGTGTTAGGTCACGATGAAGCGGCATACTCTAAAAACCGTCGTGCAGTGTTAGCATACTAA
- the tolQ gene encoding protein TolQ, producing the protein MTAELNFLDLFLKASIVVQLVIVILISFSIISWAIIIQRSRILTSALKEANTFEDRFWSGEDLNKLYDGLSNRREVLTGSEQIFFVGFKEFSRLKQVNADAPEAIIKGTTRAMNLAMNREVEALESRVPFLATVASVSPYIGLFGTVWGIMHAFMALSGAKQATLQMVAPGIAEALIATAIGLFAAIPAVMAYNRLSLRVNAIEQNYGNFIDEFTTILHRQAFGKAPH; encoded by the coding sequence ATGACTGCAGAATTGAACTTTTTAGATCTTTTTCTAAAAGCGAGTATCGTTGTTCAACTTGTAATTGTGATCTTAATTTCGTTCTCAATTATTTCTTGGGCAATCATAATTCAACGTAGCCGTATTTTGACGAGCGCGTTAAAAGAAGCGAACACTTTTGAAGATCGTTTCTGGTCTGGTGAAGATTTAAACAAACTTTATGATGGTTTATCTAATCGTCGTGAAGTATTAACGGGTAGCGAACAAATTTTCTTTGTCGGCTTTAAAGAATTCTCTCGCTTAAAACAAGTGAATGCAGATGCTCCAGAAGCGATCATCAAAGGTACGACTCGTGCAATGAACCTTGCGATGAATCGTGAAGTAGAAGCGCTTGAAAGCCGTGTACCTTTCTTAGCAACAGTTGCTTCTGTAAGTCCATATATCGGTTTATTTGGTACCGTTTGGGGGATCATGCACGCATTTATGGCATTAAGTGGTGCAAAACAAGCTACATTACAAATGGTTGCTCCAGGTATCGCAGAAGCCTTGATCGCAACAGCAATCGGTTTGTTTGCGGCGATTCCCGCTGTAATGGCATATAACCGTTTAAGCTTACGTGTAAATGCGATTGAACAAAATTATGGTAACTTCATTGATGAATTCACCACAATTTTACATCGTCAAGCTTTTGGTAAAGCGCCCCATTAA
- the tolR gene encoding colicin uptake protein TolR yields the protein MARRQRKDIKSEINIVPFLDVLLVLVLIFMATAPIISQSVQVELPDSVQSQNVSNEDKTPVILEVAGVGQYSISIGGQRQEGLNEEMVTQLSKQEFDKDNNTMFLVGGAKDVPYEEVIKALNLLHLAGIKSVGLMTNPI from the coding sequence ATGGCTCGTCGTCAGCGTAAAGACATTAAATCTGAAATTAACATCGTGCCATTTCTCGATGTTCTTTTAGTTTTGGTGTTAATTTTTATGGCAACTGCGCCGATTATCAGTCAGAGCGTTCAAGTGGAACTCCCTGATTCGGTGCAAAGTCAAAATGTATCAAATGAAGATAAAACACCGGTTATCTTAGAAGTAGCAGGTGTAGGGCAGTATTCGATTTCTATTGGTGGTCAACGCCAAGAAGGACTTAACGAAGAAATGGTAACCCAATTATCAAAACAAGAATTTGATAAAGACAATAACACAATGTTCTTAGTGGGCGGAGCAAAAGATGTACCTTATGAAGAAGTGATTAAAGCACTGAATTTACTACATCTTGCCGGCATTAAGTCTGTGGGTTTAATGACCAACCCAATTTAA
- the tolB gene encoding Tol-Pal system beta propeller repeat protein TolB — protein sequence MKLIKRVMGLFVVMFAFASTAMAEDEVRIVIDEGVDGARPIAVVPFAGSAPENIGQIVADDLRNSGKFNPIPVSQMPQQPTTAAEVKPEAWTALGIDAVVVGQVTSTGSGYNISYQLVDTVGASGTPGAVLAQNSYTVTNKWLRYGAHTVSDEVFEKLTGIRGAFRTRIAYVVQKNGGSQPYEVRVADYDGYNQFIVNRSSQPIMSPAWSPDGKRLAYVSFENKKSQLVVQDLGSGSRKVVASFPGHNGAPAFSPDGSKLAFASSQDGLLNIYVMGSNGGTPTQLTRGAGNNTEPSWSPDGSSILFTSDRSGSPQVYRMSASGGGASPVGGRGSAQISSDGKTLVMINGNNNVVKQDLTSGSSEVLSTSFLGESPSISPNGIMIIYSSTQGLGKVLQLVSADGRFKASLPGSNGQVKFPAWSPYLTK from the coding sequence ATGAAATTGATCAAACGTGTTATGGGGCTATTTGTGGTGATGTTTGCATTTGCAAGCACAGCAATGGCAGAAGATGAAGTTCGAATTGTGATTGATGAAGGTGTTGATGGCGCTCGTCCTATCGCAGTTGTTCCTTTCGCAGGTTCTGCACCTGAAAATATTGGTCAAATCGTTGCAGATGACTTACGTAATAGTGGTAAATTTAACCCTATTCCAGTAAGCCAAATGCCACAACAACCAACGACTGCAGCAGAAGTGAAACCAGAGGCTTGGACTGCTTTAGGTATTGATGCTGTTGTGGTGGGTCAAGTGACATCAACTGGTAGCGGTTATAACATTTCTTACCAATTAGTTGATACTGTAGGTGCATCAGGTACACCTGGTGCGGTACTTGCACAAAATAGCTATACAGTGACAAATAAATGGTTACGCTATGGTGCACATACTGTGAGTGATGAAGTATTCGAAAAATTAACCGGTATTCGTGGTGCATTCAGAACCCGTATCGCTTACGTAGTGCAAAAAAATGGTGGCTCACAACCTTATGAAGTTCGTGTAGCAGATTATGATGGCTACAACCAATTTATCGTAAATCGTAGCTCACAACCAATTATGTCTCCAGCTTGGTCTCCAGATGGTAAACGTTTAGCATACGTATCTTTTGAGAACAAAAAATCACAACTTGTTGTACAAGACTTAGGTTCAGGTTCTCGTAAAGTAGTTGCTTCTTTCCCTGGACATAACGGTGCGCCAGCATTCTCTCCGGACGGTTCTAAACTAGCATTTGCTTCTTCACAAGATGGTTTATTAAACATCTATGTAATGGGCTCAAATGGTGGTACACCTACTCAATTAACTCGCGGTGCAGGTAATAATACAGAACCATCATGGTCTCCAGATGGTAGCTCAATTCTCTTTACTTCAGATAGAAGTGGTTCACCACAAGTTTATCGCATGAGCGCAAGTGGTGGTGGTGCATCACCAGTTGGTGGTCGCGGTAGTGCGCAAATCAGTAGTGATGGTAAAACTCTTGTGATGATCAACGGTAATAACAACGTGGTGAAACAAGATCTCACCAGCGGTAGTTCTGAAGTATTAAGTACATCTTTCTTAGGTGAAAGCCCAAGTATTTCTCCTAACGGTATCATGATTATTTACAGCTCTACACAAGGGCTAGGAAAGGTGTTACAATTAGTTTCTGCAGATGGTCGCTTTAAAGCGAGTCTTCCAGGAAGTAATGGCCAAGTGAAATTTCCAGCTTGGTCTCCATACTTGACTAAATAA
- a CDS encoding cytochrome bd oxidase small subunit, CydX/CbdX family, whose amino-acid sequence MLYIIWVVGVLAAIMVSAKLTIGKEKSGKFDE is encoded by the coding sequence ATGTTATATATAATTTGGGTAGTGGGTGTGTTGGCTGCAATTATGGTGAGTGCTAAATTAACCATTGGTAAAGAAAAGTCAGGTAAATTTGACGAGTAA